A DNA window from Deltaproteobacteria bacterium contains the following coding sequences:
- the frr gene encoding ribosome recycling factor, whose protein sequence is MSNSVIQESKDRMEKCLKSLQVDLGKMRTGRASLSMLDAVRVDYYGTPTPLSQVGTLGVPEPRMITIAPWESKLIPDIERAILKSDLGLNPVNDGKLVRLPIPALTEERRRDLVKIAKKQGEEAKVALRHVRRDSMDSLKKQEKDGLPKDEVKHLGDEVEKITHEYVAKVDQIISAKEKELLEV, encoded by the coding sequence ATGTCAAATTCAGTCATTCAAGAGAGTAAAGATCGAATGGAAAAATGCCTGAAGTCTCTTCAGGTGGATCTGGGTAAAATGCGTACCGGTCGAGCCAGTTTAAGTATGCTGGATGCTGTGCGCGTGGACTATTATGGAACTCCCACTCCTCTGAGTCAGGTGGGAACCCTGGGTGTGCCGGAACCTCGCATGATTACGATCGCTCCCTGGGAATCCAAGCTGATTCCCGATATTGAAAGGGCGATTTTAAAATCCGATTTGGGTCTAAATCCGGTAAACGATGGAAAGCTGGTGCGATTACCTATCCCCGCACTGACAGAAGAGAGAAGGCGCGATTTGGTGAAGATTGCAAAAAAACAGGGAGAGGAAGCCAAAGTGGCCCTGCGCCATGTGCGCCGCGATTCGATGGATAGCTTAAAGAAACAGGAAAAAGACGGCTTACCCAAAGATGAAGTGAAACATCTGGGAGATGAAGTTGAAAAAATAACCCACGAATATGTGGCTAAAGTAGATCAAATCATTAGCGCTAAAGAAAAAGAACTCTTGGAAGTTTGA
- a CDS encoding isoprenyl transferase, which produces MLSLDPDKIPHHIAIIMDGNGRWAMQKKLPRLEGHRKGTEIVEEIVIYAKKMGVKVLTLYAFSSENWQRPPEEVKGLMDLLKNFLSSKREKLIQNKIRLHTIGETALLPPEVLEELQRSMKQTEHFDDLHLVLALSYGSRYEILKSVQQIVKKRLKTQDDSAVSEEELKAGLQTSAFPDPDLLIRTSGEFRISNFLLWQIAYSELYFTEKLWPDFVPKDFLQAVLAYQKRERRFGMTSDQLRDFD; this is translated from the coding sequence ATGCTATCACTAGACCCCGATAAAATTCCACATCATATCGCCATTATTATGGACGGCAATGGCCGTTGGGCCATGCAAAAAAAACTGCCCCGTTTGGAAGGTCATCGAAAAGGAACCGAGATTGTCGAAGAAATTGTGATTTATGCCAAAAAAATGGGTGTAAAAGTGCTGACTTTATACGCCTTTTCCAGCGAAAATTGGCAAAGACCTCCGGAAGAAGTAAAAGGGTTGATGGATTTACTCAAAAATTTTCTGAGCTCCAAGCGCGAAAAACTGATTCAAAATAAAATTCGTCTCCATACCATTGGTGAAACCGCTTTGCTTCCCCCTGAAGTATTGGAAGAGCTTCAGAGGAGCATGAAACAAACCGAGCATTTTGATGATCTGCACCTGGTGCTGGCGCTTTCTTATGGGTCTCGATACGAAATATTGAAGTCTGTTCAACAGATTGTAAAAAAACGCCTCAAGACTCAGGATGATTCTGCGGTGAGCGAAGAGGAATTGAAAGCAGGACTTCAAACGAGCGCTTTTCCGGATCCTGATTTACTCATTCGAACCAGCGGAGAATTCAGGATCAGTAATTTTTTGCTTTGGCAGATTGCTTACAGCGAACTCTACTTTACCGAAAAACTTTGGCCCGATTTTGTCCCGAAAGATTTTTTGCAAGCGGTGCTTGCCTATCAAAAAAGAGAAAGACGCTTTGGCATGACGAGTGATCAGTTGAGAGATTTTGATTAG
- a CDS encoding M48 family metallopeptidase translates to MSVLNLFSLFLFFFFIHELWETFLNLLNQREIKKNQHQVPEFYKENIDLGTYQKSTAYNLSRLRFSLLSGWISNLIILALLFFGFFHRVELFLQNHLVSQSLTFAVAYCLCVGAVFSLLSLPASLYSQFVIEEKFGFNKMTFGLWMKDLLKGATLSLVLGVPILYALFLFYGKTGSAWWIWAFLSLFAFQLLLAAVYPSFIAPLFNKFTPLEEGSLKEAIFAIARKINFKMSGIFTLDGSKRSSHSNAYFAGIGKFRRIVLFDTLRQQMNEPEIISVLAHEMGHNKKKHILKQLILGFFMTGIGFFVLAQLMKWPELYDIFRAGPAAAYKALVLFSLFAGHFTFMLTPLSNYLSRKYEYEADAFSVNATGEKENMKNALLKLSKENLSNLTPHPWYSFYYYSHPTTLERVKAIESMPNKKLA, encoded by the coding sequence ATGAGTGTTCTTAATCTGTTCTCTTTATTTCTTTTCTTTTTTTTCATCCATGAACTTTGGGAAACCTTTCTCAATCTTCTTAACCAAAGGGAAATCAAAAAAAATCAGCATCAGGTCCCTGAGTTTTACAAAGAGAATATCGACCTAGGGACTTATCAAAAAAGTACCGCTTACAATCTCAGTCGATTGCGATTTTCTCTGCTTTCAGGTTGGATCTCAAACCTGATCATTCTCGCGCTACTTTTCTTTGGTTTTTTTCACAGAGTAGAATTATTTTTACAAAATCATCTAGTGAGCCAATCACTTACTTTTGCGGTGGCCTATTGTTTGTGTGTGGGGGCAGTTTTTTCATTACTTTCCTTGCCTGCCTCGCTTTATTCTCAATTTGTCATCGAAGAAAAATTTGGCTTCAACAAGATGACTTTTGGCTTGTGGATGAAAGATTTATTAAAAGGTGCAACATTGTCTCTGGTTTTAGGAGTACCTATTTTGTATGCCCTCTTTTTATTTTATGGCAAAACGGGCAGTGCCTGGTGGATCTGGGCATTCTTAAGCTTGTTCGCTTTTCAACTTTTGCTTGCTGCCGTTTATCCCTCCTTTATTGCCCCTCTTTTTAATAAATTTACTCCTTTGGAAGAAGGAAGTCTCAAAGAAGCCATCTTTGCCATTGCTCGAAAAATTAATTTCAAAATGTCAGGGATTTTTACTTTAGATGGATCCAAGCGCTCCAGTCATTCCAATGCTTATTTTGCGGGCATTGGAAAGTTTAGACGCATCGTTCTGTTTGACACTTTAAGGCAGCAAATGAACGAACCAGAGATTATCAGTGTGCTGGCCCATGAAATGGGACACAACAAGAAAAAACACATTCTCAAACAATTGATTTTAGGATTTTTTATGACAGGCATTGGCTTTTTTGTTTTGGCTCAACTCATGAAATGGCCAGAACTGTACGACATTTTCCGAGCCGGCCCAGCCGCTGCCTACAAGGCTTTGGTCCTTTTTAGTTTATTTGCAGGACATTTCACCTTTATGCTCACTCCACTTTCCAACTATCTTTCTCGTAAATACGAATATGAGGCGGATGCTTTTTCAGTGAACGCAACAGGCGAGAAAGAAAACATGAAAAATGCCTTGCTGAAACTGAGTAAAGAGAATCTCTCAAATCTGACGCCTCACCCTTGGTACAGCTTTTACTACTATTCTCACCCAACTACTTTGGAGAGAGTAAAGGCAATTGAGAGCATGCCGAATAAGAAATTGGCATAA
- a CDS encoding FAD-dependent monooxygenase — protein sequence MRPQQIFDVLVIGGGLAGSAASFHLASHGYSVAIVEREAQAHHKICGEFLSQETLPYLKELGIDLDALKASSLNAFSFYSTHFNSRNLFDAPARGLSRYVLDEACLEKAGQAGCLIFRGEQAESYEKDSSQTFLLKTSRGILKAKTLFLATGKHELKKMNIRQGLESSAIGFKMHCHLTEEAQKKLKQDIALFFFKGGYGGLCKIENQIANFCFIIDKKRFRNLENSYETTLSSLQKENPSLGEFLKNASPLWPKVLAMSGIPYGYLFRAKVSTQETGIYPLGDQFAVIPSLTGSGMAIALYTARKAFTRLARPLHIIIKIKMRESLLMQTNASKPSNPACTWLIPFMP from the coding sequence ATGCGACCACAACAAATTTTTGACGTGTTGGTTATCGGGGGAGGCCTTGCCGGTTCAGCAGCAAGCTTTCACCTCGCGTCTCACGGCTATTCGGTGGCGATTGTGGAACGCGAGGCCCAGGCCCATCATAAAATTTGCGGCGAATTTTTAAGCCAGGAAACTCTGCCCTACCTAAAGGAATTGGGAATAGATTTGGATGCCTTGAAAGCATCCTCGCTCAACGCATTTTCTTTTTATTCCACTCACTTTAATAGTCGAAACTTGTTTGATGCTCCAGCTCGCGGCTTATCTCGTTATGTGCTGGATGAAGCCTGTCTTGAAAAAGCAGGCCAAGCGGGCTGTCTTATTTTTAGAGGAGAACAGGCAGAAAGTTACGAAAAAGATTCTTCACAAACCTTTCTATTAAAAACTTCACGAGGCATTTTAAAAGCAAAAACACTTTTTCTGGCCACTGGAAAACATGAACTTAAAAAAATGAATATCCGACAAGGGCTGGAAAGCTCTGCCATAGGCTTTAAAATGCATTGTCATTTAACAGAGGAAGCCCAGAAAAAATTAAAACAGGATATCGCGCTTTTTTTCTTTAAGGGAGGCTATGGGGGACTGTGTAAAATAGAAAATCAAATCGCCAACTTTTGTTTTATTATCGATAAAAAACGTTTTCGTAATTTGGAAAACTCTTATGAAACGACGCTTAGCTCTCTTCAAAAGGAAAACCCAAGTCTGGGTGAATTTCTCAAAAATGCTTCTCCTCTATGGCCCAAGGTGCTGGCTATGTCAGGAATTCCCTACGGCTATTTATTTAGAGCCAAAGTTTCAACTCAAGAAACTGGAATTTATCCCTTGGGAGATCAGTTTGCGGTCATCCCCTCTTTGACGGGAAGTGGAATGGCCATCGCCCTTTACACGGCTCGCAAGGCCTTTACACGGCTCGCAAGGCCTTTACACATTATCATCAAGATAAAAATGAGGGAGTCGCTTCTTATGCAAACGAATGCTTCAAAACCATCCAATCCCGCATGCACCTGGCTTATCCCTTTCATGCCTTGA
- a CDS encoding CBS domain-containing protein: MTTSPHTIIGQEQTIDKAKKMMGELGIRHLPVLDGGKIVGLISDRDVHLVESLSGANPLEVKIKGAMSLDPYLTSPDTPLDEVVSEMASHKYGSAIVVQNEKVVGIFTAVDALKTLAGLLHTRLAK; encoded by the coding sequence ATGACGACCTCCCCCCATACGATTATTGGTCAGGAACAGACCATCGATAAAGCAAAAAAAATGATGGGCGAGTTGGGTATCCGCCATCTCCCCGTCCTCGACGGCGGAAAGATTGTTGGCCTAATTTCGGATCGTGATGTTCATTTAGTAGAATCCCTCTCGGGTGCAAACCCCCTTGAGGTTAAAATTAAAGGTGCCATGTCTCTGGATCCTTATCTTACCTCGCCCGATACTCCCTTGGATGAGGTAGTCTCTGAAATGGCTTCCCACAAATACGGGTCTGCCATCGTGGTTCAAAATGAAAAAGTGGTAGGCATTTTTACAGCGGTAGACGCCTTGAAAACGTTGGCAGGCCTGCTGCACACCAGGCTTGCAAAATGA
- a CDS encoding 1-deoxy-D-xylulose-5-phosphate reductoisomerase produces MLKTLSILGSTGSIGTSTLDVVRQNPNRFRVQALAAGKNLNLLIEQIREFKPKLVSVQHEKDLPPLREIFPELKIFSGTTGPTEIASLAEVDLVVSALVGAAGLLPTLKAIEMGKDIALANKETMVIAGELVNEAAKKAGVKIYPVDSEHSAIFQALQGNRIEEVRKIILTASGGPFRTHALEDLQNVTLAQALKHPNWNMGQKITIDSATLMNKGFEVIEARWLFDLPEEKIEVLIHPQSIIHSMVEYQDGSVMAQLGIPDMRVPISYALSYPERLKNNLVSLDLIKIQNLSFFEPNLNKFKCLALAKRALKLGGGAPCILNAANEVAVDLFLKEEIGFLQIPELNEWVMKAGQEQRASTIEDLIRLDAWSREKAMEYFETIDLFRKSLYDPIAALRYPKNPHLQ; encoded by the coding sequence ATGCTAAAAACCCTCTCCATCCTTGGTTCCACGGGCTCCATCGGGACTTCCACTCTGGATGTGGTTCGTCAAAATCCAAACCGTTTTCGAGTGCAGGCCCTCGCCGCAGGAAAAAATCTAAATTTACTGATTGAACAAATTCGGGAATTCAAACCCAAGCTTGTGAGTGTGCAGCACGAAAAAGATCTGCCCCCGCTTCGCGAAATTTTTCCCGAATTAAAAATTTTTTCAGGCACAACGGGCCCCACAGAAATTGCCTCCCTCGCTGAAGTCGATCTTGTGGTTTCCGCCCTGGTTGGCGCTGCGGGTTTGTTGCCCACTTTAAAGGCCATTGAAATGGGCAAGGATATAGCGCTTGCCAATAAAGAAACCATGGTGATTGCCGGGGAGTTGGTCAACGAGGCTGCCAAAAAAGCAGGGGTTAAAATTTATCCGGTCGATAGTGAACACTCTGCCATCTTTCAGGCCCTGCAGGGAAACCGCATTGAAGAAGTTCGAAAAATTATTCTCACGGCTTCGGGAGGCCCTTTTCGAACTCATGCCTTGGAAGATTTACAAAACGTCACTTTGGCCCAAGCCTTGAAACATCCCAACTGGAACATGGGGCAAAAAATTACGATTGATTCGGCAACCCTGATGAATAAAGGATTTGAGGTAATAGAAGCCCGCTGGCTCTTTGACTTGCCCGAAGAAAAAATTGAAGTTCTCATTCATCCCCAAAGTATTATTCACTCGATGGTCGAATATCAGGATGGATCCGTGATGGCTCAGCTGGGCATCCCCGACATGCGAGTGCCTATTTCGTATGCGCTTTCTTATCCCGAAAGATTGAAAAATAATTTAGTTTCACTCGATTTAATTAAAATTCAAAATCTCAGTTTTTTTGAACCCAATTTAAATAAATTTAAATGCCTGGCTTTAGCAAAGAGAGCCTTAAAATTAGGAGGAGGGGCCCCCTGTATTTTAAATGCGGCCAATGAAGTGGCAGTCGACTTGTTTTTAAAAGAAGAGATTGGGTTTTTACAAATTCCGGAATTGAATGAATGGGTGATGAAGGCGGGACAAGAACAACGCGCTTCTACCATAGAAGATTTGATTCGACTGGATGCTTGGTCCAGAGAAAAGGCGATGGAATATTTTGAAACAATAGATCTCTTTCGTAAATCGCTGTACGATCCAATTGCGGCGTTGCGGTATCCAAAAAATCCTCATTTGCAGTAG
- a CDS encoding tetratricopeptide repeat protein — MNFIFLILLLFIPNFSFAQSAPATSSATSGNEKAILTNYDDYDYYKKNGRTSKAWNDLVKDGFESYNKRDCEKTIAYLKEAIKAGCSDPIVNFKLAACSEATGSLYSALQYYRESETGLKILKTPHRYQQDFYESIGRVLLFNKKTDEALPYLTRAAEVGTPSFVLYYILGELSLSKKDPGKALEYFTKASQLPLDGATPAQLTKIYKMMGNSYLEAKDWKNALEYLNKALQQSPTDPELQQAQYRANEMKRQDELMNFMEKMKKESE; from the coding sequence ATGAACTTCATTTTTCTAATCCTGCTTCTTTTTATTCCCAATTTCAGCTTTGCCCAAAGTGCCCCGGCCACTTCAAGCGCCACTTCGGGAAACGAAAAGGCCATTCTCACCAATTATGACGATTATGATTATTACAAAAAAAACGGCCGTACTTCAAAGGCCTGGAACGATTTGGTAAAAGATGGCTTTGAATCTTACAACAAACGCGATTGCGAAAAAACCATCGCCTACCTGAAAGAAGCCATCAAGGCTGGTTGCAGCGACCCCATCGTCAATTTTAAATTGGCGGCCTGCTCGGAGGCCACAGGAAGTTTATACTCCGCCTTGCAATATTATCGTGAGTCCGAAACCGGGCTCAAAATTTTAAAGACCCCTCATCGTTACCAACAGGATTTTTATGAATCGATAGGAAGGGTTTTGCTATTCAATAAAAAAACCGATGAAGCCCTGCCTTACCTCACCAGAGCCGCCGAAGTAGGCACTCCCAGTTTTGTGCTCTATTATATTTTGGGCGAGCTTTCTCTGAGTAAAAAAGACCCAGGCAAGGCCCTGGAATATTTTACCAAGGCAAGCCAATTGCCTCTGGATGGAGCCACTCCCGCACAGCTCACCAAAATTTACAAAATGATGGGGAACTCTTATCTGGAAGCAAAAGATTGGAAAAACGCCTTGGAGTATCTGAACAAGGCCCTGCAACAAAGCCCCACAGACCCTGAACTGCAACAAGCTCAATACCGTGCGAATGAAATGAAACGACAGGATGAGTTGATGAATTTTATGGAGAAGATGAAGAAGGAAAGTGAGTAG
- a CDS encoding elongation factor Ts codes for MSEISANLIKELREKTGAGIVDCKKALVESKGDIEAAVDVLRKSGAAKADKKSGRITTEGRIAIYQNEKAAALVEVNCETDFVAKNEDFQKTADAIAKLAVEKECASVDALLEQKLGNTSVKETLQNMVLKIGENIGLRRVLLVPAGSGEKIGSYIHMGNKIGVLVKVLGNLQESAIRDVAMHIAAAAPLYLDRDLIPAEAIAREKAVYEEQMKDLKKPPQVMEKIMEGKIASFADQVCLVRQAFVKDPSGKQSVAEFLKLQDASAKVLQFARFQVGEGMAKKEENFAAEVAKAIG; via the coding sequence ATGTCAGAAATTTCAGCAAATTTAATCAAAGAACTTCGAGAAAAAACCGGAGCCGGAATTGTGGATTGTAAAAAGGCCCTTGTGGAAAGCAAGGGAGATATCGAGGCCGCGGTAGATGTGCTGCGTAAGAGTGGGGCTGCAAAAGCGGATAAAAAATCAGGCCGCATTACCACCGAAGGTAGAATTGCTATTTATCAAAATGAAAAGGCCGCCGCTTTGGTTGAAGTGAACTGTGAAACCGATTTTGTGGCCAAAAATGAAGATTTTCAAAAAACGGCGGATGCCATTGCAAAGTTGGCAGTGGAAAAAGAATGTGCCTCTGTTGATGCGCTCCTGGAACAAAAGCTGGGGAATACCAGTGTAAAAGAAACCTTGCAAAATATGGTGCTCAAGATTGGTGAAAATATTGGTTTGAGACGCGTGTTGCTTGTCCCTGCAGGAAGCGGTGAAAAAATTGGTTCCTATATCCATATGGGAAATAAAATTGGAGTATTGGTAAAAGTTTTGGGAAATCTTCAAGAGTCTGCCATTCGCGATGTGGCGATGCATATTGCTGCTGCGGCCCCTCTTTATCTGGATCGTGATCTCATTCCCGCAGAAGCCATTGCCCGTGAAAAAGCGGTTTATGAAGAACAAATGAAAGACTTGAAAAAGCCTCCTCAAGTGATGGAAAAAATCATGGAAGGCAAGATCGCCAGTTTTGCGGATCAGGTTTGTCTAGTCCGACAGGCCTTTGTGAAAGATCCCTCGGGTAAGCAAAGCGTGGCTGAATTTTTAAAGCTGCAAGATGCCTCTGCTAAAGTTTTACAATTTGCCCGCTTCCAGGTGGGGGAAGGAATGGCTAAAAAAGAGGAAAACTTTGCTGCAGAAGTGGCGAAGGCGATTGGGTAA
- a CDS encoding UMP kinase: MPELKYKRVLLKLSGEALMGPQGYGIDHDVVKGIAEELKEVKELGVELSIVIGGGNIFRGLSEKAGGIERSTADYMGMLATIMNAMALQDSLEKLGVYTRVLSAVEIQKVVEPYIRRRAMRHLEKGRIIILAAGTGNPYFSTDTAAALRAMEIRAQVILKATKVDGIYDSDPLKNKSAVRFEKLTYKEVLDRDLQVMDLTAITLCKDNLLPIVVFNLFERGNIKRVILGEKVGSEVVCG, translated from the coding sequence ATGCCTGAACTCAAATACAAGCGTGTCCTTCTCAAACTTTCCGGCGAGGCCCTCATGGGTCCTCAAGGTTACGGGATCGATCATGATGTGGTCAAAGGAATTGCCGAAGAACTCAAGGAAGTGAAGGAATTGGGCGTAGAGCTTTCTATCGTCATTGGTGGAGGAAATATTTTTCGCGGTCTCAGCGAAAAAGCGGGAGGCATTGAACGCTCTACCGCCGATTACATGGGAATGCTGGCGACGATCATGAATGCCATGGCCCTGCAGGATAGCTTGGAAAAATTGGGCGTCTATACTCGAGTGCTTTCGGCCGTTGAGATTCAAAAAGTGGTAGAACCTTACATTCGCCGCCGTGCCATGCGACATCTGGAAAAAGGACGCATTATTATTTTGGCAGCGGGGACTGGAAATCCTTATTTCTCCACGGATACAGCTGCTGCCTTGCGTGCCATGGAAATCAGGGCCCAGGTGATTTTGAAGGCAACCAAAGTGGATGGCATCTACGACAGTGATCCTCTGAAAAATAAAAGTGCCGTTCGTTTCGAGAAGCTCACTTATAAAGAGGTGCTCGATCGCGATTTGCAGGTGATGGATTTAACGGCGATCACTTTATGCAAAGACAATCTGTTACCCATCGTCGTTTTTAATTTATTCGAACGAGGAAATATTAAGCGGGTGATCTTGGGAGAAAAGGTCGGATCCGAGGTGGTGTGTGGCTAA
- a CDS encoding phosphatidate cytidylyltransferase — protein sequence MFANIDKKRIYWGLGLAVFAVLFVFYAPLALFKSFVIVVVALCLKEYMSIALPHHPSSSPQLGVVLGTILSAVILFAKGGSDLWIASLTLLVVTTFVFYLFRKHEMGLILHQIAITVLGCIYIASLFSYVGLMRALDHGVFWVFLVAGATFMSDTGAYFVGHAMGKHKLAPLVSPGKTVEGFVGGVLGSVLATFICKLVFWQAFPKKECVIIGVLIGVIGPLGDLSESLIKRSVDVKDSGQLIPGHGGLLDRVDALLFTAPLVYYYALFRG from the coding sequence CTGTTCGCAAACATCGATAAAAAAAGAATCTATTGGGGACTAGGACTCGCGGTCTTTGCAGTGCTCTTTGTTTTTTACGCCCCACTGGCCCTTTTTAAAAGTTTTGTAATTGTAGTGGTGGCCCTTTGTTTAAAAGAGTACATGTCCATTGCCTTGCCTCATCATCCTTCTTCTTCTCCTCAATTAGGTGTAGTGCTGGGAACAATTTTGAGCGCGGTCATTCTCTTTGCCAAAGGGGGGTCCGATCTCTGGATTGCCAGTTTAACCCTACTGGTAGTGACTACTTTTGTTTTTTATCTTTTCCGTAAACATGAAATGGGTCTGATCCTGCATCAGATTGCTATCACCGTGTTGGGCTGCATTTACATTGCCTCACTTTTTTCTTATGTGGGTTTGATGCGGGCCTTGGATCACGGCGTATTCTGGGTTTTTTTGGTAGCGGGGGCCACTTTTATGTCTGACACTGGGGCCTATTTTGTCGGACATGCGATGGGAAAACACAAACTGGCACCCCTGGTTTCTCCGGGTAAAACAGTAGAGGGTTTTGTAGGCGGAGTTTTAGGGAGTGTGCTTGCAACTTTTATCTGCAAACTTGTTTTCTGGCAGGCCTTTCCCAAAAAAGAATGCGTGATTATAGGTGTTTTAATTGGAGTGATTGGGCCTCTGGGAGATTTATCGGAATCGCTCATCAAGCGCAGTGTAGATGTGAAAGATTCTGGGCAACTGATTCCAGGACACGGAGGTTTGTTGGATAGGGTAGATGCTCTGCTCTTTACGGCGCCTTTGGTATATTACTACGCGCTATTCAGAGGCTGA
- the rpsB gene encoding 30S ribosomal protein S2, whose amino-acid sequence MSEILMKDLLEAGAHFGHQTRRWNPKMKPYIYGARNGIHIIDLSITLKLATEAINFAREVVSQGQDVLFVGTKRQAQDIVREEAEKSGMFYVCERWLGGTLTNFKTIKASIDRLHDLQTKKEDGTFAALSKKENLNIDREIQKFEKSLGGIKHMVKLPGLVVVVDPKKEKIAIHEAKVLGIPVVAMADTNCDPEDIDCLVPCNDDSIRAIRIILGGITEAIQEGKQVREENARAEGNRPLGEEKKAVGREKGKGKPAAYVSKPESEEEGLQTFSATAVTEEKTE is encoded by the coding sequence ATGTCTGAGATTTTAATGAAAGACCTGCTCGAAGCAGGCGCGCACTTCGGTCATCAAACCCGCCGATGGAATCCCAAAATGAAGCCCTATATCTATGGGGCCCGCAATGGAATCCATATTATCGATTTATCTATCACTCTGAAATTGGCTACTGAGGCCATAAATTTTGCCCGGGAAGTTGTCTCTCAAGGGCAGGATGTGTTGTTTGTCGGGACCAAACGTCAGGCCCAGGATATTGTTCGGGAAGAAGCCGAAAAGTCCGGCATGTTTTACGTCTGTGAACGCTGGCTGGGAGGCACTCTTACCAATTTTAAAACCATCAAGGCCTCTATTGATCGTCTGCATGATTTGCAGACCAAAAAAGAAGACGGCACTTTTGCGGCCTTGAGTAAAAAGGAAAATCTCAACATCGATCGAGAAATTCAAAAATTTGAAAAATCGCTGGGTGGAATCAAACACATGGTGAAGCTCCCAGGGCTTGTAGTGGTGGTGGATCCTAAAAAGGAAAAAATCGCCATTCATGAAGCCAAGGTCTTGGGTATCCCCGTGGTTGCCATGGCAGACACCAATTGTGATCCGGAAGATATCGATTGTCTGGTGCCTTGTAACGATGATTCCATTCGTGCCATTCGTATCATTTTGGGGGGAATTACCGAGGCCATCCAGGAAGGAAAACAAGTGCGCGAAGAGAATGCCCGTGCCGAAGGAAATCGTCCTTTGGGTGAAGAGAAAAAAGCCGTGGGACGTGAGAAGGGGAAAGGCAAACCCGCAGCCTACGTGTCCAAACCCGAGTCGGAAGAGGAAGGTTTGCAGACTTTTAGTGCCACGGCTGTTACGGAAGAAAAAACAGAGTAA
- a CDS encoding methyltransferase domain-containing protein — MIPSAHPEDKPIRILDIGFGNGDYLRRIYEWAQKQKLKVDLSGVDLNPWAKKAAQKLTPKGLPIRYFTSNVFDFKPDEPYHIILNSLFTHHLSNEEIIKVMQWMTANAQWGWFINDLHRHCLPYYFIRYYVRLQNYNRLVRNDAPLSVARSFTRKDWENLIQRSGLEEKHLHVSWYWPFRYGVTYATTTNF, encoded by the coding sequence TTGATTCCGAGCGCTCATCCTGAAGATAAACCCATACGCATTTTGGATATTGGTTTTGGAAATGGAGATTATTTAAGACGTATTTACGAATGGGCTCAAAAACAAAAACTAAAAGTAGATTTGAGCGGTGTAGACCTCAATCCCTGGGCTAAAAAAGCCGCTCAGAAATTGACGCCTAAAGGGCTGCCTATACGCTATTTTACAAGTAACGTTTTCGACTTCAAACCCGATGAGCCCTACCACATTATTCTCAATTCGCTTTTTACTCATCACCTTAGCAATGAAGAAATTATTAAAGTCATGCAGTGGATGACAGCCAATGCGCAGTGGGGTTGGTTTATCAATGATCTCCATCGACATTGTCTTCCCTATTATTTTATTCGCTATTACGTGCGATTACAAAACTACAATCGCTTGGTCCGCAACGATGCGCCGCTCTCTGTGGCACGGTCTTTTACACGTAAAGATTGGGAAAATTTAATCCAGCGTTCAGGATTAGAAGAAAAACATCTGCATGTTTCCTGGTACTGGCCTTTTCGCTATGGAGTCACCTATGCGACCACAACAAATTTTTGA